In Blastocatellia bacterium, the following proteins share a genomic window:
- a CDS encoding glycosyltransferase has product MLKVHILYEHSNDLRPHGSGYIRLLRPLTHPTIEGAFQLSWGLEYEPAEVVIIERTVKPSMTLRLAEQYVKRARADRSRLIYTIDDNLLDLRVQGPVRYAFTTEEMMVVRYLAREADGLIVSTGPLKERMSRFNDRIEVVPNALDERLVSSRPSGENESRGGNGRKLIGFMGTLTHDSDLMMVLQAVRETLRKHKDEVEFQLVGGIADQAVLDLFDGLPVRQLDVGDNVEYPAFMKWMSENVWWDLAIAPLEDTPFTRCKSDIKFLDYSIIGIPGIYSRVPPYEKTVRHMETGYLVANDNKDWLEALELLLTVDSLRKDLGRRSQHYVLSSRTLEHCASNWRDAILSLVNDRNKYAPK; this is encoded by the coding sequence ATGTTAAAAGTCCACATTCTTTACGAGCACAGCAATGACTTGCGGCCTCACGGGTCAGGCTACATCCGACTTCTTCGCCCGCTCACTCACCCAACCATTGAAGGCGCGTTCCAGTTGAGCTGGGGGCTGGAATACGAACCTGCGGAAGTTGTGATCATCGAACGCACCGTAAAACCGAGCATGACGCTTCGACTGGCCGAACAATACGTCAAGCGCGCGCGCGCAGATCGGTCGCGTCTGATTTACACCATAGACGACAACCTGCTTGACTTGAGGGTTCAAGGCCCGGTGCGTTACGCCTTCACGACCGAAGAGATGATGGTCGTGCGCTACCTCGCGCGCGAAGCCGACGGGCTGATTGTCTCGACCGGTCCTTTGAAAGAGCGAATGTCGCGCTTCAATGACCGCATCGAAGTCGTGCCGAACGCGCTCGACGAGCGGCTGGTCTCAAGCAGGCCGTCAGGGGAGAACGAATCGCGCGGCGGGAACGGCCGCAAGTTGATCGGATTTATGGGAACCCTCACGCACGACTCAGACCTGATGATGGTCCTCCAGGCGGTGCGCGAAACTCTCAGAAAGCACAAAGACGAAGTCGAGTTTCAACTGGTGGGCGGCATAGCCGACCAGGCTGTTCTTGATTTATTCGATGGCCTGCCGGTGCGGCAACTCGATGTGGGAGATAATGTCGAGTACCCGGCTTTCATGAAGTGGATGTCGGAAAACGTCTGGTGGGACCTGGCCATAGCGCCGCTCGAAGACACCCCCTTCACGCGCTGTAAGTCGGACATAAAATTTTTGGACTATAGCATCATCGGCATCCCGGGCATCTATAGCCGCGTGCCGCCTTATGAAAAAACCGTCCGGCACATGGAGACAGGTTACCTCGTGGCAAATGACAACAAGGATTGGCTTGAGGCCCTGGAGCTATTGCTGACGGTTGATTCGTTGCGCAAGGATTTGGGGCGGAGGTCTCAGCACTACGTGCTGTCAAGCCGCACCCTAGAACACTGTGCGTCTAACTGGCGGGACGCTATTTTGTCTCTCGTGAATGACCGCAACAAATATGCGCCGAAGTGA